In Euphorbia lathyris chromosome 2, ddEupLath1.1, whole genome shotgun sequence, the sequence TATTACGCAGCTGTCTTTCGAAAAATCTAAGGAGGATTGAGAGCACTGATTGACGGTTTCACCTTTATTGGGCTGTCTATAAATAGAATGGACTACACAGTCGAGATACATACACATATCTATTGCAATTAATTCACAATTCATTAATGTTTTATCCTATAAAGTACTAACTTAGATATAACAGTGAGGTCGCCGGTCAACGACCTTGCACTAATCATATCTTACTTTATGCATCGAAAATTTTCGATGCACACGAAACGGGTACTATCTCAAAAATCATATCATATCACAATAGGTCCAATATAATTGGATCCTAGTTGCTCAAACACAATTCACTTCTCTCTcgattaaaatttattatatatgtaGAGTATAAGTAGAGATCCTAAGTGACTTAATCCATGTATATAGCGACAGGAGAAATACAAGAAAAGTCAAAAATGGCAGCACACATAAAGTTAGCATTGGAAGATTTGTATTGAAATATGATTCCACTTGTTTCAGAATAGAGTTacacaaaattaattaggtaggCCAGTTGATGTACTAGCTTTTCCATAcaaatactatatatatttatatttgcttATGTTTGAGATTTGTAATCAGTTTAGTAAACTAAATAATCGTTTACCTtccataataataatagtaatagttcatatttctaaaaaaaaaaaaaataagagtaAAGTTAGGGATGGCAATCGATACTATATTCGCATATATTCGGTACCATTCAGTTTTGATGGGACTACATGCATCATGTATAAAAGGGGTAGAAGACGAGTATAAGATCAAAAACATTACTCGTCACGGGTATGAGAATATTCCACAGGAACCCGTTATCCATCATAATTCCTTTTGTTAAAGAACTCAAAAGATTGGATTAAGATCCGGCGACATGTTTAAACAAAATTGCCACACCTAATCTAATTAAGAGCTGTCGACTTACTCTTTGACTTAATCACACTCTAGTCTATACAAAGTTTACTCTCCACAATTATTAAAATCACAcaactattatattattatgGACCCATTCCCACTAGAAATtcgaagataaaaaaaattaaaaattaaaaattaaaaacatttaGACTTTCAATTACTTCACATGCAATTTTTCActtataaaacaaataaaattcagatgttaaaattcaattttagaaataaattatatatacaattCTTTGGGTAAACAATTTATTATTCTCTATGTTCACTTAAGACATTGTTTGATCCTCGTGTTTAATAATATATTGctttattcttaatttttattctaCTTAACAGTTTAGTCtcttatatatttaaattagtaaACAGTTTAGTCTCTCTATAAATGATTaaataattgaataaaataaaaaataaggactaaacaatgtattattaatatataaggACTAAGAGCATTTCCAACCGTTTTTTATTTGGactctaaattaaaatttgaaaaaagagTTAAAAATCAACTCCAATGATCATTTGAGTAGGCTTTTAAGTTAAATTTTGTGAAGAAAGAGTTAAAACCCAATTTCAACATCTCTTAATGACTCTTCAAATCACTAAAGTCTTTTCATGCTCTCTACATTGAGGAACCTCTCTTCACTCCTAGTTTattccttattttattttttattaataatttattattgaagagTCTCTCCTCGaaattattgataaatataacaatatttaatgattttaataataaaataataaataaagaattaATATGAGAATTATTGTTAGAGATGATACGTAAGTCACTCCTTAAATTACTAAgagtcaattgtttatattatttttagagagtgaatTAAGAGTTTTTTGAGATGCTATAAACTGTGTGttagataaaaaatataaacaccgataaattatttaccttaatTCTTTTATCAATTAATTGCATAAACATATTTGATGTGACATATAATAatggataattaatttattagtccctatattttgacaaaacacactgtttagtctctgtatttttaaaaacacacgataaggtctctaacctttttctcggtgaactgtttagtccttccatctgtttgttagattttttaccatttatgaattcggaaatgactaaattaccctttactatttatcagtcaaaagcaactcacacctctatgtctttctctcgcgctcacaaaaaaatggagaaaggattgaatccctaacccataatcgaatcactcatgctcactcttcctatttgaattgaaggtagaaatcgactcaaatctctctcgcttactcttCCTGTTCGAATTGAAGGTGGAAATCCTCTTACTCTCAATGGTGAGTTTAATTTCCTCCGTCATGTTTGCTGCCAACTGCTTCAGTGATGGCGAAAGATGTTTCTGCTAATTTTGTTATTGTTGTGGTAAATGGTACTTAAagcattatatttttattttaaatagattttgactcaaatccaaattgactaacacaATCTTTATGAGaatctaacggcagggactacacagttcatcgagaaaaaggttaggaccttaccgtgtgttttttaaaatacacggactaaacagtgtgttttaacaaaatataaggactaataaattaattaccataTAATAATaaactataaattaattaattaaatatttgcaaaaaaaaaaaaaaaaaatacaacttGACAAAATTATATAGAGAAATTGAAGTTATAGATAAAGTAATTTTAAGGGCAATCAACTAGTTAGTGGTTATGTTTACTATAAATAGAGGACCCAAAACCTCGATTTAGATCATCCAAGTAAGTCTTCCACAGCTTGTTTAAAAAAATGGCAATCTCAAAGACTTTAATCTTTGCTGGGCTTCTATTTGCTTTTGTTCTGCTCATTGCTTCTGAGGTTTCAGCTCGTGAGCTTGCTCGTAagtaattttcattttaattacTGTTAATTAGTACCATATCCCTATCCTTTTATGCATATAATGAATGTTTGAAAATGCAGAAGTAGAAGTGGATAATTTCGACGTGGACGGCGGCGAATATGGAAAGGGAAAAGGAGGGTATGGAGGAGGCTATGGAAAGGGAAAAGGTGGGTATGGAGGAGGAGGATATGGAAAGGGTAAGGGTAAGGGAAAACGTGGCTACAAAAAACCAGGACATGGCCGATACCCGCCCGTTGCTGCCGGAGAAACACAAGAAATCGGAAATTAGATGGAAATGTAAGGGTAGTTTACATGTCCTTTTCAGAACAAAATTAAGGACATGTAGGCCTATAAACTTTGTATTCCAATAAAGGGTATTAtcttatctatatatattgCATGCCTTGCTCTATATGTATCTTCTgcttttcttcatcttcttctatgCATGCACGATGTACTCTTTATCAATAATATTCAGAGATTTACTTGTCATAAATGtcttctctttttgtttttctattttatgtCATATAATCTGATGTCCCCATTTCGGCGTCTCTTTCATAAAAAGTAGTCCCTTTTAATCATATGGGTCCTCTTGgctcataaaatatattattttaattaaaagtgaCCACTTTTTGTGAGAGGGACATGAAATGGGACATCGAAACAGTTTTTGTGAGAGGGACATGGAAGGCAACATCGAAATAGAAACAGCAGATTTTCTCCCAGCTAATATTTCCAACAAATTAACCAAATGCatgaaaattaatataaaatataatattcaaagtaaataaaaataaagtttctCTGAAGTTTCAACAaagtaaaatttattaaaaaaaaaattaataacggGTTTTTCAAAAGTTTTAACATGGTACAAGTTGTTCAAGGAAAAGTATTCTAAAATcaagattaaaaaaattatgattctTTTGGtgaaaaagttaaattttaatctctttacAAGCACAGTagtttcaaaacaatttcaaataattaaaagcactacaaaaagttgtttatttaaggcttaatttataaatcaagAGCAATTCAAGTGGTGTTTGAGAATCactaatttgtaaatataaaaaatataaagtaagTGTGCAACCATAACTATAAGAGTCGGTAGAAAATATTGTTATTCAAATTTGGTGGAGGTCTAAATTTACgataaattattagaagcatctgATTCTCTATGTTAAATGGAGGACCatacatacatattttgacatatgTAATATGGATCCACACAAATTATAAAAGattccactattttaattattacgtgggaTCACTATACACGTATTCAAATGTAAATTGAAGGTActccgagtgacatggaagactCGGTACTTAATATAACAACTCTTAAATTTAGATTGCATATGCCCACCTTTGTCCAAATTTGGATAAAGATCTTGCATGTGCCCACTTGAGATAAAATCTAAAATTctctcaaaaagaaaaaatctaaaaaattacaattcttCTTCTACTTTGCTCTATTGCTTttacttttctttttaattaatttcaaaataGTTTACCAATgggtaatatttttaaaaaaaaaatcaataaaattaatcaacttTGGAAGATTTTTTTGTGCCATTGCCTCCCGAGTTGTTTAAGGCCATATACAAAGATTGATTAATTGACATACTTTTTTGGTGAGAACTTGTTATAACCTATCGGTGGAGTAAGATAAATATGCTCATCTAAGTAGGCATTGTTCATATCTATTTGTAAGTAGGGGCGAATTCAGGATTTTTCTCTCATGGGAGCAAACAATAcgattaaaataatttttatctaaaaaataataattatagaaaacttgagatcaaagctcaaattcaagtaaaatagtagcagaaatatcaaatcaaaattcaagtatgagcaaaaaaaaaaaataccaaagcaGATAGGCAAAGATGAGAGATGGAATGTCGGACCAACGATCAAACTACAGAGAGATTGGCTAccgattttgatttaatcttagTTAGGATTAGGGATTTCAATTTAGGTAAAGatgaattgaggaagaagaactaaaaatattaaagagagtaagagagaccgatggtttgttttaggacttatttagttttacatttaaatatttactttttatttttttatttttggtgtaaacaaaacgacgtagttctaattaaataaaacgacgttgttttgctttaaaacataattaaaaaatacaaagaaaatattaaatttaaaatcattcttcatcctcaattatagAACCAGTAAACCCTAAACCTCCATTGATGAAGGAGAGCAAagctctaaaacttcaaaatgaatacctgagtttttaaaaaaatacaagtaTCAGTGGGAGCAACTGCCCCCAGTGTCTCCATACTGGATTTGTCCCTTTTTGTAAGGGACAATTTTATGCTAAAGCAACATTTATCATCATCTGGACTATGATAATCCATCCCTTAAGTCTAATGATAGCCTTTGACCACCAATCAGGCTTTAAATTTGTCAATTTTCGTGTTTGGTTTATATTTAATCTTGAATATCAATTTTGAATCAATGGATCATTTATCTTT encodes:
- the LOC136220822 gene encoding glycine-rich protein DC7.1-like yields the protein MAISKTLIFAGLLFAFVLLIASEVSARELAQVEVDNFDVDGGEYGKGKGGYGGGYGKGKGGYGGGGYGKGKGKGKRGYKKPGHGRYPPVAAGETQEIGN